The DNA region ACGTTGAACAGAAACGAGAATACAAGAATGCTCATCGAAATCACCTCCCCCGCTATTTTGCCATTAGGCATCGTTCACGCCGAGGGCCGACCCGGCCTGCTCGGCCTTACCCTGCAACATCCGCCAGTTCAATTGTTCGCCCAATCATTTGACGGCCTCAAGATCACCGGCGCGCGGGCGGACGAGGCCCGCAAGCACGCTGAGCGTTTTTATGCTCATCACAAACTTGAGCCGCACGCTGAGGTGGAAATTGAGTTGGCGATCCCGAACTTTGTCGGCCTCGGCTCCAGCGCCATGCTGGGCCTGAGCCTGGCTCAGGCGCTGGCCTGGATTCACAAGCTGAACTTTGAAGACAAGGCCGGGCTGGCGCAACTCGTCGGACTGGAAAGGCGGCACGCGCTCGAAGCCCGCGCTTTCGAGCAGGGCGGCTTGTTACTGGTGGCCGAAAATGGCGATGTGATTCGTCGCGGCGTGATTCAACATTCCAATGAACAGGCCTGGGCATTTGTCTTCGTCTTCCCCAAAACGCCGCCGGGCACGCAACCGGCGCTGGAAGCCGAACGCTTGCAGGCGCTTTGGGAGGTCGGGCAACACCTGAACGCAAACGCAACCCTCAATGCCAGTCTGTGGTCAGCGGTTGAGCGTGATGATATTGCGGCTTTCGCTTCGGCGCTGATGACGATCCAGGAACTCAACCGGGCGGCGCTGGCCGGGGCCGGGAAAACAGTGACGGCTTCCCCTGAGGATCAAGCCCTTCTAAATATCATGCGCCAACACGGCGCGCTTGCTTATGGCAACAATCCAGCCGGCACCGGCTTGTTTGGCCTGATCCAGGGCGACACTGCCAGCATCAAACTACGCAAGCATTTGCAGGATCACATAGGCTTCTTCGGCGGCACAGTCATGGCTTCCATTGCCGACAACGGCGGGGCGCGGCACGTCGTGAAGGACGACACACTCTATGCGCGCTCACTGAGGGATACGTGACGGACGTTCCGGCTGAGGTTCCCAAAGCGGCAAACATCCACTGGACAGGCTGGGCCATCGCCCTCGGTTCGAGCGTCGCCTTCAGTATTTCCACGCCCATTGCCAAAGCGGCCATTCTGCTGGGCATGGCACCAGCCACCCTGCTGGTTTTGCGACTCCTCATTACCACGCTCTTGCTCTTCAGCACCACCCTGCTCACCGAGCCGGTCCGGCTTCGGATTGACCGCAGGCATTTAATGTTTTGCATTCTGGCCGGCCTGGCGAATGGTGTCGGGATGCTGGCCTACTTTTCATCGCTCACTCGTCTCGACTCCTCCATCGCGGCCATGATCTTTTCCATCAGCCCGCTGGTGGTGCTGGGCCTGCTGGCCTTGCGCGGCGAGCGGGTCACGCCCCGCAACGGCGCGCGGCTGGCGCTGGGGCTGGGCGGCGTATACTTGCTCATCGGCCCCGGCGGCCAGGTAGACTTGTCCGGCGTGGCGCTGGTGATGGTATCGGTGCTGGCTGTCCCGTTTCAACTGGTCATCATGCAATGGTATTTGCAGGCGCACGATCCGCGAACAGTGACGCTTTACATGGTGACGACAATGATGGCAGTGGCCATCGGCTGGTGGCTGGCTCAAGGCGCGGAGTGGCATGATCCGGGTTGGCGCGGCTGGTTGCTTGTTCTGACCCTGGCCTTCTTCAGCACCTATCTGGCCCGGCTTCTGCTCTTCCTCTCGGTGCGCAAGATCGGCGGCGGGCAAACCGGCCTGCTGGCCCCGTTGGAGACTCTGCTCACCGTGATCTGGTCAACGATCTTTTTGAACGAGCGACTCACGACAGTGCAATGGCTGGGCGGTCTTCTGATCCTGATCAGCGCCGGGTTAGCCGTCAACGTGCTGGGGCGGGCGCAGCGGAGAAAACAGACCTGACACGAAGATACCAGGACTCAAAGGCACCAAGCTGTTCCCTTTGTGGCTTTGTGTCTTCGTGCCTTTGTGGTAAAGACTACGGAGCAAATCTAAATGGGAACTACACGTTCTGAGAGGCGGGCCGCCCGGCGGCAACAGCGGTCGGAAATTCCGCTGGCTAAACTTCCCTTCCAGGAATTACGCAACCCTTTCCCGCCGCTGGAAATTGTGCCGCCTGAAGGCATCGAAAAGATTCACAACGCCTCGTTGGACTTGCTCGAAAATACCGGCATCTGCGTGATGGACGAGGAAGCCCTGAGCCTGTTTGAGCACGCGGGCGCAAGAGTCGATCACCAGAGCCAAATGGTGTGGCTGGATCGCGGCTGGCTGATGGAGATCGTCGCCAGAGCGCCGGCGGAGTTCACCTGGCGCGCCCGCAACCTGCAACGCAACGTCCGCATCGGCGGGAACAACATTGCCCTGGCCGCTAACGGCGGCATGGCTTACGCCTCGAATCTCGACGTGGGGCGGCGGCGCGGCACTTTGCAAGACTACGAGGCCTTCCTCAAGCTCGGCCAGATGTGCAACGTCATTCATATCAACGCCGGTGAACTGGTCGCCATTCAAGACATTCCGTCCTCGGCCCGTCACCTGCGCCGCCTGCTGGCCAACTTTCTTTACACCGACAAAGCCATTCTCGAAGCGGCGCACGGGCGCGTCATCCCGCTGGACTGTTTTGAAATGGCCAAGATGGTCTTCGGCACGCTCGACGGCGACCCCGTGTTTGGCGGCGTCATCAACGTCAGCAGTCCCTTGCGCTACGACAATCGCATGGCCGGCGGCCTCATCAGCTACGCCCGGGCCGGGCAAGTTGCCATTGTCACCCCGTTCATCTCAGCCGGAGCGATGGGGCCGATCACGGTCGCCGGCGCGCTCACCCAGCAAAACGCGGAGGCGTTGACGGGCATCGCCCTGACCCAGATCGTCAAACCCGGCGTGCCTGTCATCTACGGCAACTTCACCACGCCCACTGACATGAAGAGCGGCGCGCCCGCCTTTGGCACGCCCGAAGCCGCCTGGGCCACGCTGGCGAGCGCCCAACTCGCCCGCCGCTACAAGTTGCCGTTTCGCGGCAGTGGCAGTCTCAACAACTCCAAAGTGCCGGACGCGCAAGCAACGTGGGAAAGCCACTGGTCGCTGTGGCCGGCGCTGTTCGCCCACACCAACTTTGTCCTGCACTCGGTTGGCTGGCTCGAAGGCGGCCTCACTGCCTCATACGAAAAGTGGATCATTGACGCCGAGACGCTGGCGATGTTCTTCCACTTCTTCAAAGGCTTCGAGATCAGCGACGAGACGCTGGCTTTGGACATGATCGCCGAAGTGGGGCCGGGCGGCCACCACTTTGGCACGCCGCACACCCAGGCCCGCTTCGCCACTGAGTTCTATCAGTCCACCCTTGCCGACCGGCTTGGCTACGAAACCTGGCACGCGGCGGGCGAGTGGGACGCCACCAAACGCGCCCACGCCATCTGGAAAGAAATGCTGGCTCACTACGAACCGCCGCCCCTCGACCCGGTTCTCCAGCAGGCCCTCACCGAATTTGTTGCCCGGCGCGAGAAGGAACTGGAAGGAAAAAATCTCTACGATTGAACCTGTTCGTCAACGGATTTACCGGATTAAACGGATTTGCTTAAATCAATCCGCTAAATCCGTTCAATCCGTTGACGGCTCTTGCCTGACCACTCATGGCTTACAACTTCGATCAACTCATCAACCGCCGCCCGACCAATAGCAACAAGTGGAATTTTTACCCTGAAGACATTTTGCCGATGTGGGTTGCCGATATGGATTTTGTGTCGCCCCATCCCGTCATCAAAGCCTTGCGCCAAAAAGTTGAGCACGGCATCTTCGGCTACGAACTGCCGTCCGCTGAACTTATCGAAACCGTGTGTGACCGCATGGCCCGGCTCTACGGTTGGGCCGTCACTCCGCAACAAGTCATCGCCCTGCCCGGCCTGGTCACCGGCGTCAACGTCGCTTGTCGGGCCGTCGGCGGGCCGGGCGACGGCGTGCTCATCCAGACACCGGTCTACCATCCCTTCCTCAGCGCGCCCAAAAACAATGGCCGCCTCAGGCAGGATGCGCCGCTCACCTATGTCTCCGACGGCGATCATGCTTTTCATTACGAGATTGACTACGACAGCTTTGAAACTGCCATTCAGGATAACACCCGCCTGTTCCTGTTTTGCAACCCGCACAACCCTACCGGCCAGGTTTATACGCCCGAACAATTGACCCGGCTGGCCGAAATCTGTCTGCGCCATAATCTCGTCATCTGCTCCGACGAAATTCACGGCGAGCTTGTGCTGGGCAAGTCCACGCACACCCCGCTGGCAACACTCTCCCCCGAAATCGCCGACCGCACCATCACCCTCATCGCCCCCAGCAAGACGTTCAACATTGCCGGCCTCGGTTGTAGTTTTGCCATCGTCACCAACCCGGAACTGCGCCAGCAAGTGCAAATCGCCGCCGAGGGCATCGTGCCGCTCGTCAACGCCCTGGGCCTGGCCGCCGGGCTGGCCGCTTTCCGCGACGACCCGGAGGTGAATGACTGGCTGACGGCCCTGAAGCAATACCTGACGGCCAACCGCGATGTCTGGGTTGAGACTATCGCCCGCGAACTGCCCATGCTCAAGACCGCCGCGCCCGACGCCACCTATCTGGCCTGGCTCGATTGCCGGGGCGCGAACCTTGATCTTGATCCGTACGAATTCTTTTTGCAGAAGGCCAGTATCGGGTTCAGCGACGGCGCGATCTTTGGCGCAAACGGCCAGGGCTTCGTGCGCGTGAATTTTGGTTGCCCGCGCCCGCGATTGATGCAGGCATTGGAACAGATGAAAGCCGCACTGACAAACGACGGACGGACGACGAAGGACGGGTGACGAACGCTTCGCGCTTTCGTCTCCCGTCTTTCGTCCTTCGTCACCCAACATGGCCCGCAAAGACAAACGCATCTTCGGACAACACAACGCGCTGTTTGAACCCAATCTCGACTTCAGCCGCCTGCGCCACGAGCGTCTGGCAAAAGTCCAGCGCGAGATGGCCAAACGCGACATCGGCGCGCTGATCCTGACCGACATCATGAACATTCGCTATGCCACCGGCGTCAGCGTCATGCCGCTGTGGACGGCGGTCAATCTGGCACATTACGTGCTGGTTCCGGTCAACGGCGACCCCATCATTTACGAATACAACCAGTCGCGATTCATCGCCCGGCAATTCTGGTCGGACGTGCGCCCGGCGCATTACTGGCAACACCGCTTCGCCGATCAATATGCGCCCGACCTTTCCAACAGATGGGCTTCGGAGTTCAAAGACGTGCTTCAGGAAAAAGGGCTGGCCGGTTCCAAAGTGGGCGTAGACAATCTGGACTACTACGGTTTCACCGCCTTGCAAAACCAGGGCTTTCATCTAACGGACGCCGACGAGCCAATGGAAGCCGCCCGCGTCGTTAAATTGCCAGACGAGATCGAGCTTCTGCGTCAGTCCGCCGCTGTGTGCGAATCCGCTCTTTACGACGTGGAACAGGCCATCCGCCCCGGCATCAGCGAGAATGAACTGCTGGCGATCTTCTGGCATGGCATGTTGGCCCTGGGCGGCGAACACTGCTTCACCCGCCTCATCGCTTCCGGCCACAAGACCAATCCCTGGTTCCACGAAGCCGGGAGCAAACTGGTGCGCCCCGGCGACCTGGTGGGCATTGACACCGACATGATCGGCCCGCACGGCTACGTGTGCGACATCTCGCGCACCTTCCTTTGTGGCGATGTCGCCACCGCAACCCAAAAAGAGGCTTACAAAGTCGCCTACGATTTCATTCAAGGCACAATTGAGTTGTGCCAGCCCGGCGTCGCCTTTTCCGATTTTGCCAGGCGCATCCCGACCGTCCCGGAAGCTTATAAAGCGCAACGCTACTCGGTCATCCTGCACGGCATCGGCACCGACGACGAGCCGCCTTTCATTCCGTTCATTGATGATCTGAGGGGCGAAACCTTTGTGGACGGCGAGTTTCAAGAGAACACCGTCTTGAGCGTTGAGTTCTACGCCGGAAAAGTGGGCGAGCAGGACGGCGTAAAATTAGAGGAAGAAATCTGGCTTACCAAAGACGGGCCGGTGGTGATTTCGTTGTATCCTTATGAGGAGAAGTTGTTGAGGTGACATGACTCTCGATTCTCAACGCTCCGAACGCCGCGCCGCCCGCCGCCAGCAACGCTCGGCCCTGCCCCTGCTCAAACTCCCTTTTCGCCAACTGCGCAACCCTCTGCCGCCGCTGGAGATCATTTCGCCTGAACAAATCGAAAAACTGCATCAAGCCTCGATGCACATTCTCGAAAACGTCGGCCTGGACTTTTTGGACAAAGAGACGCTGGACGTTTGGGAGAAGGCCGGGGCAAAGGTGGATGCTTCTGCACGTCACGTTTGGCTGGATCGCGGGCTGGTGATGGAGGCCGTCGGCAAAGCGCCCGCGTCGTTCACCTGGCGCTCGCGCAACCCGGAAAAGAACGTCTTTGTCGGCGAGAACGCGATCACCTTTGCGCCTAACGGCGGCGTGGCCTACTCATCCAACTTCGAGACGGGACGGCGGCGCGGCACAATGGCTGATTACGAAAACTTCCTCAAGCTGGGGCAGATGTGCAACATTTTGCACTACGCTGGCGAGCAACTGGTCGCGCCGCAGGAGGTGCCGTCATCCATTCGCCACCTCAGACGGCTGTTCGGCGCGCTGACCCTCACCGACAAGGCCGTGATGGAAGCGGCGCACGGGCGCGAGATCACGGCTGACGCATTAAAAATGGTGAGGCTGGTATTCGGTGATTTAATCAGTGACGGCGGCCCCGTTATCGGCGGCATCATCAACGTCAACAGCCCGCTTCGTTACGATGATCGCATGTTAGGCGGCCTCATCACTTACGCCCGCACCGGGCAAGTCACCATCATCACCCCCTTCATCCTGGCCGGGGCGATGAGTCCGATCAGCATGGCCTCAGCGCTGGCCCAACAAAACGCGGAAGCCCTGGCGGGCGTCGCCTTGACGCAGTTGATCAGGCCGGGCGCGCCCGTCATCTATGGCGGCTTCACCACGAATGTGGACATGAAGAGCGGAAGCCCGGCCTTTGGCACGCCGGAGGGCGCGTGGGCGATGTCGGTCGGGGCGCAGTTGGCGCGGCGCTACAAGTTGCCGTATCGCGGCAGTGGCAGTCTCAACAATTCCAAAACGCCGGACGCACAGGCGGCTTATGAGACAATGTGGACGATCTGGCCGGCGATTCTGTCGCACACCAACTTCGTCATGCACTCGGTCGGCTGGCTGGAGGGCGGACTGACCGCCTCTTACGAGAAGTTCATTATAGACGCCGAAAACCTGGCGATGTTCTATCACTTCCTCAACGGCTTTGAGATCAGCGACGAGACGCTGGCCCTGGACATGATCGCCGAAGTGGAGCCGGGCGGCCACCACTTCGGGACTCCACACACCCAGGCCCGCTTCGCCACCGAGTTCTATCAGTCCACCCTCGCCGACCGGCTGGGCTACGAAACGTGGCATGCGGCGGGCGCATGGGACACGGCCAAGCGAGCACACGCCGTTTGGAAAGAGATGCTGGCGCAGTACGAGCCACCGTCAATGGATGCCGGCGTGAAAGAAGCGTTGAGTGAGTATGTAGCGAAAAGGGAGAAGGAGTTGGAGGGGAGGAGTCTTTATGATTGAAGCCCACACCGATGTCGTCGGCAGTTTGCTTCGCCCGCCGGAATTGTTGCAGGCGCGAGAGGATGTGGCGGCGGGCCGAATTTCGCAAGCCGAGTTCAAGCGCGTCGAAGATTGGGCGGTTGACGAAGCTATCGCGCTTCAAGAAGAGGCGGGGCTGGAGGTGATCACGGACGGCGAACAGAGGCGGCTGTCCTTTCAGAGCCAACTCCTGGAGTCGGTGGAGGGCGTTGGCGAGTGGGACATTGACGCTTTCTTGTGGGGCGACTGGAAGGGCATTGAGGGCGTGGTCGAAGACAAGAACACGCAACGCCCCAAAGAGCTGGGTGTGGTGAGCAAACTACGCCGCAAGCGCCACTTGTCTTCTGAAGAGTTTGTGTACCTGCGACGGCGCACGACGCGCATTCCCAAAATTACGCTTACCAGCCCCAGCCTGTACGCCAATTTGTGGTCGCCAGAAAAGTCGAAAGCCGCCTACCCGACCCTCGACAGCTTCCTGGCTGACGTGGTGGATATTATGCGCGACGAAGTCGCCGAGTTGGTCCGGCTCGGCGCGACCTACATTCAGATTGACGCGCCGCACTACCCGCTGTTGATTGACCCGAAGACTCGCGCCTTCTACGAAAGCCAGGGCTGGACATTGGAGCGATGGCTGGCGCGCGGCATTGAGATGGACAACGCCCTCATCGGCGATTTCCGCGAAGTGACGTTCGCCTTTCACCTGTGCCGGGGCAATCAGCACAGCCGCTGGCTGGTCGAGGGCGGCTACGATCTGATCGCCAAGCCGATCTTTCAAAACATTCGCGCCCAACGGTTGATGCTTGAGTACGACGACGCGCGCTCCGGCACATTCGACCCGCTCCAAGAAGTGCCCGACGACAAGACGGTAGTGCTGGGGCTGGTGACAACCAAAAGCCCGCGCCAGGAAACGGTTGAAGAGTTGGCGGCGCGCATCAAAGACGCGGCGCGCTTCGTGCCGCTGGAACGGCTCGGCCTCAGCCCGCAGTGCGGCTTCGCCACCTCCATCGGCGGCAACGCCCTCACCCTTGAAGATGAGAAGCGCAAGCTGAAGACAATTTGCGAGACGGCGAAAGTAGTATGGGGATAGAGAAAACCGCAAAGACGCAAAGGGCGCAAAGATTTTTCTTCGCGTTCTTCGTGCCTTTGCGGTTCAATTGGGAGGCTACTATGGTTCTCTGGCTGACCGAAAAAGATGTTCGTTCATTGCTCACGATGGAAATGGCGCTGGAAGCGGTCGAAGAATCGTTTCACGGGCTGGCCGAGGGCACGGCGACCAACATGCCGCGCCGCCGGATCAGTCACGAGCGCAACACCTTCCACCTCATGTTCAGCGCCGTCGGCTCGCGCAATGTCATCGGCGTCAAGGCCTACAACACCTACGGCGGGCCGGTGGATTTTTTGATCCCGCTTTACAGCACTGAGACCGGGCGGCTGATTGCCTTGATTGAGGGCGACTGGCTGGGGCGAGTCCGAACCGGGGCCGCCTCCGGGGTGGCAAGCAAATACCTGGCCCGGCCCGGCTCGAAGACGCTGAGTCTCTTTGGCACTGGCAGTCAGGCCCAAACGCAAATGCTGGCTGTGTGCGCCGCGCTGGGCACGATCGAGCGCGTCAACGTTTACAGCCGCAACGCCGAGAACCGGGCAACCTTCGTTGCCGAAATGCAACCGCAGGTGAAGGCGCAGATTGTGGCCGTGAACTCGCCCGAGGCAACACTTGAGGGCGCCGACGTGATTGCCACCATGACCACTTCCAAAGAGCCGGTGTTTCGCGGCGACCTCCTGCCGCCCGGCGTCCACATCAACGCCGCCGGGTCGAACCATGCCAGGCGCCGCGAAATTGACGGCGAAACCGTGCGCCGCTGTGCCCGCATCGCCGTCGACTCCATCGAGCAAGCCAAAATGGAGTGCGGTGACCTGATCGCCGCTGTGGAAGAAAAAATCACCCGCTGGGATGATATGATCGAGTTTGCCGACATCGTAGGCGGCAAAACGCCGGGCCGCTCCTCGCCCGACGAAATCACCCTGTTCGAGTCGCAAGGCATCTCGGTCTGGGACGTGGCAACGGCGGCGCGGGTGTATGAGTTGGCGGTGGAGCGAAGCGTGGGGCAGAAGATTGAAGAGTTTCATCGCGAAGAAAACAACTGACAGGTTTTGAAAGGACGCGCCTCTTATGACTCACTCCCAACTTCGTTCCCTCTTCTCCGTTGATCAACAAGTCCCCCGTCTCGACGGCACAATCGGGCCGTACATCAACTTCGACAACGCGGCTTCCACGCCGCCCATGCGGTCAGTGCAGGAAGCCGTCAACAACTTTATGCAGTGGTACTCGTCGGTGCATCGCGGCACGGGCTTCAAGAGCCAGCTTGCCACGCGCGCTTACGAACAGGCTCGCGAGATCGCGCTGCGCTTTGTCGGCGCCGACCCGAAAACGCACGTCTGTATCTTCGGCAAGAACTCAACCGAGGCCCTCAACAAGCTCGCCCGGCGCTTTCACTTTGAGGCCGGGCGAGATGTTGTGCTGGTCTCGCTGATGGAACATCATTCGAACGATCTGCCCTATCGCGCTGTCGCCAACGTCGCCCACGTGGCCGTGAAGCCGAACGGCGAATTGGACGAAGATGATTACGACCGCAAGCTGAAAGAGTACGCGGGGCGCGTGGCCCTGGTGGCCGTCTCTGGCGGGAGCAACGTCACCGGCTTCATCAACCCGGCGCGGCGGCTGGCCGAGAAGGCGCACACCGCCGGCGCGCAAATTCTGATTGACTGCGCCCAACTCGCCCCGCATCGCAAAGTGGATATAGGCGCGCTCGACGACCCTCAGCATTTTGATTACATTGCGATCTCGGCCCACAAGATGTACGCGCCTTACGGCACGGGCGCGCTGATCGGGCGGCGCGATACATTTGAACACGGGGAACCCGACTTGCGCGGGGGCGGCACGGTGGAGATCGTCACCGAGGACTCGGTGGAGTGGAGCGGCCCGCCCGACCGCGACGAGGCCGGTAGCCCGAACGTCGTCGGCGCGGTGGCGCTGGCGGCGGCCATCAAACAGCTTGAAGCAGTGGGCATGGAGACCGTGGCCGCCCACGAGGCCGAGTTGACCGAGCACGCGCTTCGACGCTTGAGTCAGATGGAAAGCGTTGAGTTATTGGGCGACCGCGACCCGGCGCAGGCCGGAACGCGGCTGGGCGTGATTCCGTTCAACCTGCGCGGCGTGCCGCACTTTCTGGCAGCGGCCATCCTCGGCCACGAGTTCGGCATTGGCGTGCGCAACGGCTGTTTCTGCGCCCACCCTTACATTTTGCATTTGCTGGCGTTGACGCCGCAAGAAACGGCGCGGGTGCGCGACGAAATGCTGGCCCACGACCGCCGGGAAATGCCGGGCCTGGTGCGCGCCAGCTTCGGGCTATATAACACGATTGAAGAAGTGGATCGGTTCGTCGAAGCGCTGGAGAAGATTGCCCGCAAAGAATACAAGGGCAGGTACAACCAGGATCGGGCTTCGGGTGACTATGTGCCTGAGGGGTGGAAGCCGGAGTTTGAAAATTATTTTCGGCTATGATTTTCGTAGAGGCGAAGCATTCGGCCCTCACCCCCGGCCCCTCTCCCGAAATGAGCGGCACATTTCGGGAGAGGGGAGAAAATCTCACATGCCACCAATCTCCCACAAAATAATTTCCGGCGGGCACAGGAAGCGCACGCGCGGCGCGCCTTTGCCTTCCATGCCCAGCCCGCGAGTGACGTAGAGCGTCAGGTCGTCCACCTGCCGCCGACCCACTTCAAATTGTTTGCCGTAAAGTGAAGCCGTGATCAGCGCCCCAAAAAACGGCAGGCGCACCTGGCCGCCGTGGGTGTGTCCCGATAGCTGAAGGTCAACCCCGGCCTCGGCGGCGTCCAACACGAGATCAGGGGTGTGATACAGCAAAATGGTGAACCGCGAGGGGCGGCTTCCCAACACCTCCACCAGCTTCGGCCCGTCCACAAACGGCTTGTGAGTGCAGACCAGTCCAACGAGATCGATCTCATAGCCGTTGTGGCAGATTGTCACTTTCTCGTCGCCCAGCCAGCGAAGGGGAAGGCCGTCGAGGAGCGGGGAAGGCACGACTTCTTCTTTATCCACCGCCGGGCTACCCGACACGGCGTACACGCCGAGCGGCGCCGACCACTGGCTGATGATCTCGCGCGCCTGCGCCTGGGCAACCGGATCGTGAATGTACGAAAGGTTGAGAAAGTCGCCGGAGAACAAAATGAGATCGGCGTTGAGGGTTGGGATGAGTTTGAGCAGTTCGCGCTCGCGGCCGGTGATGCGCTCAATGTGCAAGTCTCCAAGATGCAGGATGCGAAGCGGTTGGCCAGGCTTGAGTTTGGGCGATCTCAACGTTTGCTTTGTAATCGTCAAGCGGTGCGGCTCGATCCAAAAGCTGTAGATGACGAGCAGTGTGCCGATGATTTCCAATGACAAAGCAAAGGTGAGCGGCAGGAGGGCAAACGGTGCGCGCAGAACGGCCAGCGCCAGGGCAGGCGGCTTGGCCGGGCCAAATGATTTTCCGGCGCGAGGCAGGGCGGCCAACAACGCCCAGTCGCCGAGCATGAACAGCCACAGGCCAAATGTCTGCGGCCAGTTGCCCCACGTTGGCAAAACAGCAATGAACAACAAGACGGCGGCGAAGACGGGCCGAGGCAGGTTTTCGATGAAGTCCATGATGTGAAGCAGAACGTCGAACGAGTTGCCGTGAGTGCCGGGAAAGTTTTTGACTTTGGTGAAATCGGGTTTTGGGCGCATGAGGTTGCGGGTTAGAGGTTGGAGGTTTGAGATTGGAGCGGAGCGATCTTATCACACGACACGCGACAAACGACACTTGACACCCCTCGCTGGCCTGCGGTACACTGCCGGCACAATTAAATAAAGCAGAGAAGGTGCCCTGCACCCCGGATGGTCAGGGCATAAAGGCGAAGCCGGTGGCGTTCCATCATCGAACGGAGTCCGGCGCTGTTGCGCAACTGTAAGTTAGTCAGGTAGTCAGGTAGTCGAGTTGTCAGAGGGTCAAGTAGTCGGTTGACTACCAGACCACTCGACCATAAGACCAGCAGACTAACAAGCCAGGTCGCCCGCCTTCTCTGCGTTTTCCAGACCCTCGCAGAAAGGAGACGGGAAGATGTTAGATCAGCCCAAACCCCCTTAACCCCCTTGTTGTGAGATAAGGGGGTTTTATTTTTAGGTATTCACTCTGTCAAACGATAAACGTCAATTTTCAGGATAACGCTAATCATGTTCCGCAAACTACTTTTACCCTTTCTGGCGCTCACGCTGCTTTTGAGCGCATGTGCAACACCGGCCACCCCGGCCGTTCAGCCCGCCATCGAGCCGACGATAGCCCCGACCGTAGCGCCTACCGTCGAGCCGACGGCTGAACCAACCGCCGAACCAATCGCCCTCACCGACAGCTTAGGGCGCGAAGTGACGCTGGCCGCTCCGGCGCAACGAATCGTTTCACTCGCGCCGTCTAATACCGAAATCGCGTTTGCCATCGGCGCGGGCGGGCAGTTGATTGGCCGCGATGATTTTTCCGACTACCCACCCGAAGCCGCCAGCGTGCCCAGCGTCGGCAGTCTGTATCCCAACGTCAACGCCGAAGCTATTGTGGCCCTCAAACCCGACCTGGTGCTGGCCGCCGGAATCACCAGCCCGGACGACGTGAAAGCACTGGCCGATCTGGGCCTGACGGTTTACGCCACCAGCTACGCCGTCACGCTTGACGATGTTTACGGCGACATTCTCGCCGTTGGAAAGCTGACCGGCCACGCTGTCGAGGCCGAAAATCTGGTCGTCAGCATGAAGGCTCGCGTCGAAGCCATCTCGGCCAAGACAGCGCCT from Chloroflexota bacterium includes:
- a CDS encoding DMT family transporter is translated as MTDVPAEVPKAANIHWTGWAIALGSSVAFSISTPIAKAAILLGMAPATLLVLRLLITTLLLFSTTLLTEPVRLRIDRRHLMFCILAGLANGVGMLAYFSSLTRLDSSIAAMIFSISPLVVLGLLALRGERVTPRNGARLALGLGGVYLLIGPGGQVDLSGVALVMVSVLAVPFQLVIMQWYLQAHDPRTVTLYMVTTMMAVAIGWWLAQGAEWHDPGWRGWLLVLTLAFFSTYLARLLLFLSVRKIGGGQTGLLAPLETLLTVIWSTIFLNERLTTVQWLGGLLILISAGLAVNVLGRAQRRKQT
- a CDS encoding trimethylamine methyltransferase family protein, with the translated sequence MGTTRSERRAARRQQRSEIPLAKLPFQELRNPFPPLEIVPPEGIEKIHNASLDLLENTGICVMDEEALSLFEHAGARVDHQSQMVWLDRGWLMEIVARAPAEFTWRARNLQRNVRIGGNNIALAANGGMAYASNLDVGRRRGTLQDYEAFLKLGQMCNVIHINAGELVAIQDIPSSARHLRRLLANFLYTDKAILEAAHGRVIPLDCFEMAKMVFGTLDGDPVFGGVINVSSPLRYDNRMAGGLISYARAGQVAIVTPFISAGAMGPITVAGALTQQNAEALTGIALTQIVKPGVPVIYGNFTTPTDMKSGAPAFGTPEAAWATLASAQLARRYKLPFRGSGSLNNSKVPDAQATWESHWSLWPALFAHTNFVLHSVGWLEGGLTASYEKWIIDAETLAMFFHFFKGFEISDETLALDMIAEVGPGGHHFGTPHTQARFATEFYQSTLADRLGYETWHAAGEWDATKRAHAIWKEMLAHYEPPPLDPVLQQALTEFVARREKELEGKNLYD
- a CDS encoding putative C-S lyase, which gives rise to MAYNFDQLINRRPTNSNKWNFYPEDILPMWVADMDFVSPHPVIKALRQKVEHGIFGYELPSAELIETVCDRMARLYGWAVTPQQVIALPGLVTGVNVACRAVGGPGDGVLIQTPVYHPFLSAPKNNGRLRQDAPLTYVSDGDHAFHYEIDYDSFETAIQDNTRLFLFCNPHNPTGQVYTPEQLTRLAEICLRHNLVICSDEIHGELVLGKSTHTPLATLSPEIADRTITLIAPSKTFNIAGLGCSFAIVTNPELRQQVQIAAEGIVPLVNALGLAAGLAAFRDDPEVNDWLTALKQYLTANRDVWVETIARELPMLKTAAPDATYLAWLDCRGANLDLDPYEFFLQKASIGFSDGAIFGANGQGFVRVNFGCPRPRLMQALEQMKAALTNDGRTTKDG
- a CDS encoding aminopeptidase P family protein, which produces MARKDKRIFGQHNALFEPNLDFSRLRHERLAKVQREMAKRDIGALILTDIMNIRYATGVSVMPLWTAVNLAHYVLVPVNGDPIIYEYNQSRFIARQFWSDVRPAHYWQHRFADQYAPDLSNRWASEFKDVLQEKGLAGSKVGVDNLDYYGFTALQNQGFHLTDADEPMEAARVVKLPDEIELLRQSAAVCESALYDVEQAIRPGISENELLAIFWHGMLALGGEHCFTRLIASGHKTNPWFHEAGSKLVRPGDLVGIDTDMIGPHGYVCDISRTFLCGDVATATQKEAYKVAYDFIQGTIELCQPGVAFSDFARRIPTVPEAYKAQRYSVILHGIGTDDEPPFIPFIDDLRGETFVDGEFQENTVLSVEFYAGKVGEQDGVKLEEEIWLTKDGPVVISLYPYEEKLLR
- a CDS encoding trimethylamine methyltransferase family protein — encoded protein: MTLDSQRSERRAARRQQRSALPLLKLPFRQLRNPLPPLEIISPEQIEKLHQASMHILENVGLDFLDKETLDVWEKAGAKVDASARHVWLDRGLVMEAVGKAPASFTWRSRNPEKNVFVGENAITFAPNGGVAYSSNFETGRRRGTMADYENFLKLGQMCNILHYAGEQLVAPQEVPSSIRHLRRLFGALTLTDKAVMEAAHGREITADALKMVRLVFGDLISDGGPVIGGIINVNSPLRYDDRMLGGLITYARTGQVTIITPFILAGAMSPISMASALAQQNAEALAGVALTQLIRPGAPVIYGGFTTNVDMKSGSPAFGTPEGAWAMSVGAQLARRYKLPYRGSGSLNNSKTPDAQAAYETMWTIWPAILSHTNFVMHSVGWLEGGLTASYEKFIIDAENLAMFYHFLNGFEISDETLALDMIAEVEPGGHHFGTPHTQARFATEFYQSTLADRLGYETWHAAGAWDTAKRAHAVWKEMLAQYEPPSMDAGVKEALSEYVAKREKELEGRSLYD